A single genomic interval of Pyrus communis chromosome 5, drPyrComm1.1, whole genome shotgun sequence harbors:
- the LOC137734791 gene encoding bZIP transcription factor 17-like translates to MALPAEPHSGHNSTNHPDHTDFKFNSEMESLGIPPLDPEFFSSDNGMAAAAVPSDDPFMSDLGFGFGDDGNCEFELTFDDLDDLYLPSEAEDFLVPDGLDPGPAALDSGSPESGSSAISVSGDDKGALDISRFLNCPASSNECSENSGGPASSQGSGISEAVDSNSHSGNSDDEKVKVEDELAKNYLVKRKKEIDEGNAESRSAKYRRSENNNNNNNAASVNVSASANDEDEKRKARLIRNRESAQLSRQRKKHYVEELEDKVRAMHSTIADLNNRISYVMAENATLKQQLSTPPPPSHLGMHPHPPMPPMAYPWMPYSPYVVNPQGSQSLLVPIPRLKSQQPAAAPKSKKSDSKKSEGRTKKVASISFLGLLFFILLFGGLVPMVNVNFSGVMDRGFGGSSYVSDRFNGQNRGRLLNVHGYFNGSEEIIGSGISDGKFDISNKIRHEKGHHTRNGPKEQGSRPTPGSDEFARLQNTSSEPLVASLYVPRNDKLVKIDGNLIIHSVLASEKAMASRGPFERKNSKEPGLAVAKDLVSALAIPKPGGNRGIHAPLYRNSAGPHKALTAGSTDVPKDHMKSTTADGKLQQWFREGLAGPMLSSGMCTEVFQFDVSAATSSGGIVPASSVSNASEHHQNTTELNRGRNRRILRGLPIPLPGSGHNVTEENVTGNQQNNTLPGNRSVSPMVVSVLVDPREAGDIDVDGMIKPKSLSRIFVVVLLDSVKYVTYSCVLPRSGPHLVTT, encoded by the exons ATGGCACTGCCGGCGGAACCGCACTCCGGCCACAATTCGACTAATCATCCGGATCATACcgatttcaaattcaattccgAGATGGAGTCCCTCGGGATCCCTCCTCTTGACCCTGAATTTTTCTCATCGGACAACGGCATGGCCGCCGCCGCTGTGCCCTCCGACGATCCATTCATGTCCGATCTCGGCTTTGGGTTCGGTGATGATGGAAATTGCGAGTTCGAGCTCACCTTCGACGACTTGGACGACCTCTACCTCCCGTCGGAGGCCGAGGACTTCCTCGTCCCCGACGGCTTAGATCCCGGCCCGGCTGCGTTGGATTCGGGGTCTCCTGAATCGGGTAGCTCCGCGATTTCGGTTTCCGGCGATGATAAGGGGGCTTTGGACATTTCCAGGTTTCTGAATTGTCCGGCCTCGTCAAATGAGTGTTCGGAGAATTCCGGTGGGCCTGCGTCGTCTCAGGGCTCTGGGATTTCCGAGGCGGTGGACTCGAATTCACATTCGGGCAATTCGGATGATGAGAAGGTTAAGGTGGAGGACGAATTGGCGAAAAATTACCTTGtgaaaaggaagaaagagatcGACGAAGGCAACGCCGAGTCGCGAAGTGCCAAGTATCGGAGGTcggaaaacaacaacaacaacaacaatgccGCCTCTGTGAATGTGAGTGCGAGTGCGAATGACGAGGACGAGAAGAGGAAGGCGAGATTGATACGGAACAGAGAAAGTGCTCAGCTTTCTAGGCAGAGGAAAAAGCATTATGTGGAGGAGCTTGAGGACAAGGTGAGGGCTATGCATTCAACTATTGCTGATTTGAACAATAGGATTTCTTATGTTATGGCCGAGAATGCTACTTTGAAGCAGCAATTGAGCACTCCGCCACCGCCATCACATTTAGGGATGCACCCGCATCCTCCCATGCCACCGATGGCTTATCCATGGATGCCATATTCGCCCTATGTTGTGAACCCACAAGGGTCCCAGTCCCTTTTGGTACCCATTCCTAGATTGAAATCCCAGCAGCCAGCGGCTGCGCCCAAGTCCAAAAAGTCGGACAGTAAGAAGAGTGAGGGTAGAACTAAGAAGGTTGCTAGCATTAGTTTTCTGGGTCTGTTGTTTTTTATCTTGCTTTTTGGTGGGCTTGTTCCTATGGTGAATGTTAACTTTAGTGGTGTAATGGACAGAGGTTTTGGTGGGTCTTCTTATGTTAGTGATAGGTTTAATGGTCAAAACAGAGGGAGGCTTTTGAATGTTCATGGTTATTTTAACGGATCTGAAGAAATTATAGGTTCGGGAATATCTGATGGGAAATTCGATATCTCTAACAAAATTCGTCATGAGAAGGGTCATCATACAAGGAATGGGCCGAAAGAGCAAGGGTCACGACCTACACCGGGTTCTGATGAATTTGCTCGTCTGCAAAATACTAGTAGTGAGCCACTTGTTGCTTCTTTGTATGTTCCAAGAAATGATAAGCTTGTCAAGATTGATGGAAACTTGATTATACATTCGGTCCTGGCCAGTGAGAAAGCTATGGCTTCTCGTGGGCCTTTTGAAAGGAAGAATAGTAAAGAGCCTGGTTTGGCTGTGGCTAAAGATTTGGTTTCAGCATTAGCTATTCCTAAACCGGGAGGGAACAGAGGGATTCATGCTCCCTTATACAGAAATTCTGCTGGACCACACAAGGCTCTTACAGCTGGATCAACTGATGTTCCAAAAGATCATATGAAGTCAACTACAGCTGATGGTAAACTGCAACAGTGGTTCCGTGAAGGTCTTGCAG GACCAATGTTGAGCTCTGGAATGTGCACTGAAGTGTTCCAGTTCGACGTCTCAGCTGCTACCTCTTCAGGAGGTATAGTACCTGCATCTTCAGTTTCCAATGCTTCTGAACACCATCAGAATACTACAGAGCTGAACAGGGGAAGGAATAGAAGGATCCTCCGTGGTCTCCCAATTCCCCTTCCTGGATCCGGTCATAACGTAACTGAAGAAAATGTGACGGGAAATCAACAGAACAACACCCTTCCTGGTAATAGATCGGTTTCTCCCATGGTTGTCTCTGTTCTCGTTGATCCTCGAGAGGCTGGTGATATTGACGTGGATGGCATGATCAAGCCGAAGTCACTTTCTCGAATTTTCGTTGTAGTGCTGTTAGACAGCGTGAAATATGTCACATACTCATGCGTGCTCCCTCGATCTGGTCCTCACCTGGTGACTACTTGA